Proteins encoded by one window of Deinococcus radiodurans R1 = ATCC 13939 = DSM 20539:
- a CDS encoding YbjN domain-containing protein, whose translation MKRSAALGLTVLFGVPASAQSAQSLVTGTSTTELVGIARGFGSASLGTSSATGSPKITGRIGGQEYSVYFYGCDSNKKNCTSIQFATYWIGKRLTAAEVNQWNADKRFGKLFIDSDGDLNLQMDVNLDFGVTYKNMEDTFDLWKLVLEDVLDAI comes from the coding sequence ATGAAGCGTTCTGCTGCTCTCGGTCTGACTGTTCTGTTCGGCGTTCCCGCGTCCGCCCAATCCGCCCAGTCCCTCGTCACCGGCACCTCGACCACGGAACTGGTAGGGATCGCACGCGGGTTCGGGTCGGCTTCGCTCGGAACGTCGTCTGCTACCGGTTCACCCAAGATCACCGGGCGCATCGGCGGCCAGGAATACTCGGTGTACTTTTACGGCTGCGACTCCAACAAGAAAAACTGCACCAGTATCCAGTTTGCGACCTACTGGATCGGCAAACGGCTGACCGCGGCCGAGGTCAACCAGTGGAACGCCGACAAGCGCTTCGGCAAGCTGTTTATCGACAGCGATGGGGATCTCAACCTCCAGATGGATGTCAATCTGGATTTCGGGGTGACTTACAAGAACATGGAAGACACCTTCGATCTCTGGAAACTGGTCCTGGAGGACGTCCTCGACGCGATCTGA
- a CDS encoding ABC transporter ATP-binding protein, which yields MTTPASPLPSASPPPTTPRAVSPSPARTFALARRLFAYTPGLFAFNLLMWGMVHASPALLTVAISGLFGHLEEAERGVSTGIAAAWVSLGWFAFVRASRFGIFYGAFRAWVELWYTLDALVRRNLLGYLLTAPGSRRLPDTPAEAVSRFRDDVEDVAGYTEVWVDGAGFLVYTLVAVTLMARVDPLITVLVCAPLLLMIVFVQRLSPTIRTYRRRMREATARVTDFIGETFGAVSAVKLAGREEQMVAHLRRLGETRQQAALRDVLLTELIRGVNTNMVNLAVGLVLLLGANRVRGEALSVQDFVLFIGLLPRLTGSMGFFGDAIARHRRTGVSFERMNRLLVDAPGDETVRHQPVYLRAEPPALPAREAAEPLRELRVEHLSAHHPDGGGVHDVSFTLRRGEFVVVTGRIGSGKSTLLRAVLGLLPTDGGRIVWNGEEVTDPASFLVPPRSAYTAQLPNLFSDSLRDNVLSGADADRLPLAVRLARLDADLAQLPQGDGTPVGARGVKLSGGQVQRTAVARMLAQQADLLVFDDVSSALDARTEAELWDGLFSELGATCLVVSHRRAALTRAHRILVMEGGRVTAEGTLAELLETSAEMRALWAEEE from the coding sequence ATGACCACCCCGGCCAGCCCGCTCCCTTCCGCTTCACCGCCGCCCACCACCCCGCGCGCCGTCTCACCCTCGCCCGCCCGCACCTTTGCCCTCGCCCGTCGTCTGTTCGCCTATACCCCCGGCCTCTTCGCCTTCAACCTGCTGATGTGGGGCATGGTGCACGCCTCGCCCGCGCTGCTGACGGTGGCGATCAGCGGCCTGTTCGGTCATCTGGAGGAAGCCGAACGGGGAGTGAGCACCGGCATCGCGGCGGCGTGGGTGTCGCTGGGGTGGTTCGCGTTCGTGCGGGCGAGCCGCTTCGGGATTTTTTACGGGGCGTTCCGGGCGTGGGTGGAGCTGTGGTACACGCTCGACGCGCTGGTGCGGCGCAACCTGCTCGGCTACCTACTGACCGCGCCTGGCTCGCGCCGGTTGCCCGACACACCCGCCGAGGCGGTGAGCCGCTTCCGCGACGACGTGGAGGACGTGGCGGGCTACACCGAGGTCTGGGTGGACGGCGCGGGCTTTCTGGTCTACACGCTGGTCGCCGTGACCCTGATGGCGCGGGTGGACCCGCTGATTACCGTGCTGGTGTGCGCGCCGCTGCTGCTGATGATTGTCTTCGTGCAGCGGCTCTCGCCCACCATCCGCACCTATCGCCGCCGGATGCGCGAGGCGACGGCGCGCGTGACCGACTTTATCGGGGAGACCTTCGGAGCCGTGAGCGCCGTCAAGCTCGCCGGGCGTGAGGAGCAGATGGTCGCGCACCTGCGCCGGCTCGGCGAAACGCGCCAGCAGGCCGCGCTGCGCGACGTGCTGCTCACCGAACTCATTCGCGGCGTGAACACCAACATGGTCAATCTGGCGGTGGGGCTGGTGCTGCTGCTGGGGGCCAACCGGGTACGCGGCGAGGCGCTGAGCGTGCAGGACTTCGTGCTGTTTATCGGCCTGCTGCCACGCCTGACCGGGAGCATGGGCTTTTTCGGCGACGCGATTGCCCGCCACCGCCGCACCGGGGTTTCTTTCGAGCGCATGAACCGCCTGCTGGTCGACGCGCCAGGAGACGAAACCGTGCGCCACCAGCCGGTATACCTGCGCGCCGAGCCGCCTGCCCTGCCTGCCCGCGAGGCCGCAGAACCGCTGCGCGAACTGCGGGTGGAGCACCTCAGCGCGCACCATCCGGACGGCGGCGGTGTCCACGACGTGAGCTTCACGCTGCGGCGCGGGGAATTCGTGGTGGTGACCGGGCGCATCGGCAGCGGCAAAAGCACCCTGCTGCGCGCCGTGCTGGGGCTGCTCCCCACGGACGGCGGGCGCATCGTCTGGAACGGCGAGGAAGTCACCGACCCCGCCTCCTTTCTGGTGCCGCCGCGCTCGGCGTACACGGCGCAACTGCCCAACCTCTTTTCCGACTCGCTGCGCGACAACGTGCTGAGCGGCGCGGACGCGGACCGGCTGCCGCTCGCGGTGCGGCTGGCCCGGCTGGACGCCGACCTCGCGCAGTTGCCGCAGGGCGACGGGACGCCCGTCGGCGCACGCGGCGTCAAGCTCTCCGGCGGGCAGGTGCAGCGCACGGCGGTGGCGCGGATGCTGGCGCAACAGGCCGACCTGCTGGTGTTCGACGACGTGTCGAGCGCCCTCGACGCCCGCACCGAGGCCGAACTGTGGGACGGCCTGTTTTCCGAACTCGGCGCCACCTGTCTGGTCGTCTCACACCGCCGCGCCGCCCTGACCCGCGCCCACCGCATCCTGGTGATGGAAGGCGGGCGGGTGACGGCGGAGGGTACGCTTGCCGAACTGCTGGAAACGAGCGCAGAAATGCGGGCGCTGTGGGCGGAGGAGGAGTGA